Genomic window (Neurospora crassa OR74A linkage group VI, whole genome shotgun sequence):
CCGACTTCATCTCATCTCGCCTTGCCCAGCATGAACTGGGAGCTATCTCCGTGGACGAACCCTAGCACTTTGTCGAACCTGAGACGCACCATTCAGCAGTATTCCCAGCGGTTCGCGCGGATTGCGTCGACCCGTTCAACCAGACTAGTCCTTGTCCGGTGGACTTTGCGGTGTCCGAGACAATATCTTCATGTTTATCCGCAATCAGCCTAGCCGTGGCGCCTGTTGTGCAGTCCAAAAATCGCTGATCGGTGTGGAAGGTTGGTTAGAACTGAGGTCCACCGTGCCTCCGTTCGTCTTCCTACATGCTTGGGTAACCCGCCTTGGTGTTGCGTCTGGTCTTGTTGATGCCGCTGTAGCGACACCATCCAAGTATCTACCTGCCTCTCGTGCACACCCAACACTTGCCCCTGGTCTAGCAGGCATTCTGTCGTTTTCCGTACACGCACCACATGAGTCTAGGACGACAGGGCTGTAGTCACCACGACTGGTTGACCGCTGCTTGCTCACCCCTTAGGCTTTTGTGCAATGGAAACCCTCGATGAGACGAACTAAAACCGCCATGTAACACTATTTACACCTCATCTTGCTCATGGCGGACTCTCTCTTGCATCGCCTAGGCAGTGGCAACCTCCAGTTCACAACACAGCCGCTAGGTCTCACAATCGAGCGTGACGACAGCCGCCTAG
Coding sequences:
- a CDS encoding questionable protein is translated as MAMVKETGTEAEDLRRLSSRSIVRPSGCVVNWRLPLPRRCKRESAMSKMRCATARLIADKHEDIVSDTAKSTGQGLVWLNGSTQSARTAGNTAEWYWVSYELDRIGMRAWPAYCTVSYRAANVGRGLLDVQPQ